The Drosophila mauritiana strain mau12 chromosome 2R, ASM438214v1, whole genome shotgun sequence genome has a segment encoding these proteins:
- the LOC117136665 gene encoding protein peanut, translating into MNSPRSNAVNGGSGGAISALPSTLAQLALRDKQQAASASASSATNGSGGSESLVGVGGRPPNQPPSVPVAASGKLDTSGGGASNGDSNKLTHDLQEKEHQQAQKPQKPPLPVRQKPMEIAGYVGFANLPNQVYRKAVKRGFEFTLMVVGASGLGKSTLINSMFLSDIYNAEQYPGPSLRKKKTVAVEATKVMLKENGVNLTLTVVDTPGFGDAVDNSNCWVPILEYVDSKYEEYLTAESRVYRKTISDSRVHCCLYFIAPSGHGLLPLDIACMQSLSDKVNLVPVIAKADTMTPDEVHLFKKQILNEIAQHKIKIYDFPATLEDAAEEAKTTQNLRSRVPFAVVGANTIIEQDGKKVRGRRYPWGLVEVENLTHCDFIALRNMVIRTHLQDLKDVTNNVHYENYRCRKLSELGLVDGKARLSNKNPLTQMEEEKREHEQKMKKMEAEMEQVFDMKVKEKMQKLRDSELELARRHEERKKALELQIRELEEKRREFEREKKEWEDVNHVTLEELKRRSLGANSSTDNVDGKKEKKKKGLF; encoded by the coding sequence ATGAATAGTCCTCGCTCGAACGCGGTCAAtggcggcagcggcggcgccATCTCCGCTCTGCCCAGCACTCTGGCCCAACTGGCGCTGCGCGACAAGCAGCAGGCTGCGTCGGCATCGGCGTCCTCTGCCACGaacggcagcggcggcagcgagTCCTTAGTGGGCGTCGGTGGCCGACCGCCCAATCAGCCGCCCAGTGTGCCAGTGGCCGCCAGTGGCAAGCTGGACACCAGCGGCGGAGGCGCCTCCAACGGCGACTCGAACAAACTGACCCACGATCTGCAGGAGAAGGAGCACcagcaggcgcagaagccacAGAAGCCACCGCTCCCGGTGCGCCAGAAGCCCATGGAGATCGCCGGCTATGTGGGCTTCGCTAACCTGCCCAATCAGGTCTACCGCAAGGCCGTCAAGCGGGGATTCGAGTTCACCCTGATGGTGGTGGGAGCCAGTGGGCTGGGCAAGTCGACGCTGATCAACTCCATGTTCCTGTCGGACATCTACAACGCGGAACAGTATCCGGGACCCTCGCTGCGCAAAAAGAAGACCGTGGCCGTGGAGGCCACCAAAGTGATGCTCAAGGAGAACGGCGTCAATCTGACACTCACGGTGGTGGACACACCCGGATTCGGTGATGCCGTAGACAACAGCAACTGCTGGGTGCCCATTCTGGAGTACGTGGATAGCAAGTACGAGGAGTACCTGACCGCCGAGTCGCGGGTGTACCGCAAAACCATTTCGGACAGCCGGGTGCACTGCTGCCTCTACTTCATAGCGCCATCGGGACACGGACTCCTGCCGCTGGACATTGCCTGCATGCAGAGCCTGTCGGACAAGGTAAATCTGGTGCCGGTGATCGCCAAGGCGGACACCATGACGCCCGACGAGGTGCATCTATTCAAGAAGCAGATCCTCAACGAGATCGCCCAGCACAAGATCAAGATCTACGACTTCCCCGCCACGCTGGAGGATGCGGCCGAGGAGGCCAAGACCACGCAGAATCTGCGCAGCCGAGTGCCATTCGCGGTGGTGGGTGCCAACACCATCATCGAGCAGGACGGAAAGAAGGTGCGGGGTAGGCGTTATCCCTGGGGCCTGGTGGAGGTGGAGAACCTGACGCATTGCGACTTCATAGCGCTGCGCAACATGGTCATACGCACGCACCTGCAGGACCTCAAGGACGTGACGAACAACGTCCACTACGAGAACTACCGCTGCCGAAAGCTATCCGAACTGGGACTGGTGGACGGCAAGGCCAGGCTGTCCAACAAGAACCCACTCACCCAgatggaggaggagaagcGGGAGCACGAGCAGAAGATGAAGAAGATGGAGGCCGAGATGGAGCAGGTGTTCGACATGAAGGTCAAGGAGAAGATGCAGAAGCTCAGGGACTCGGAGCTGGAGCTGGCGCGGCGACACGAGGAGCGCAAGAAGGCGCTGGAGCTGCAGATCCGGGAGCTGGAGGAGAAGAGGCGCGAGTTCGAGCGCGAGAAGAAGGAGTGGGAGGATGTCAACCACGTGACGCTGGAGGAGCTCAAGCGACGCAGCCTGGGGGCCAACAGCAGCACGGACAATGTGGATGGCAAGAAGGAGAAGAAAAAGAAGGGTCTGTTTTAA
- the LOC117135479 gene encoding uncharacterized protein LOC117135479 produces the protein MHSILTASNGNTPTHTQKDIQPCETGCHGSENAHRMGTRMRTGR, from the coding sequence ATGCATTCAATTCTCACGGCCAGCAACGGTAACACTccaacgcacacacaaaagGACATCCAACCCTGTGAAACAGGTTGCCATGGGAGCGAGAATGCGCACCGAATGGGAACCAGAATGAGAACAGGACGATGA
- the LOC117137431 gene encoding uncharacterized protein LOC117137431 yields the protein MWTWLLFLPLLKASSTNAIFEQCNHQVKLQSGQKLLINSPYYPALYPVGTSCRYAVEAPKDHVLQFKCELQLRTLSTDLKCRTEVFHFNSEGDEVLTSSEYFCGSGKFERKSFLNRAVISYISSGHSEPPSAVKLKDKLHAVPTTSTTTEAPQAVSIEEQDAEEEQEEEEEPEEADEDLSDEVLHVLQDVGVSDALAYVASLLYDVEESRKSSTTIYLDKLPFRSSSKTSAKRARIVSSYPPAAPSAGHGGGRFSCLVEAFQPSCSCGWSRIPRIASPTNEEAVLHEFPPMAGVLTKKHGKVFCGAAIIHHHYLLSAAHCFQGPETNSAAKLRVVVGEHDLASSFETFATRRYDLEALILHEDFSQASGQPKNDIAMLKTRTAIVWSQHVGPACLPLQPAEDGRKLPLAGQQVVAAGWGTTSYGGPQNHRLLKATLDVIDGRRCRQALSSAGGVPPHTFCTYTPGRDTCQYDSGGALYERINGRLVAVGIVSFGQACAAQQPSVNTRVASFIKWIRTKSPEVAYCPGRT from the exons ATGTGGACTTGGCTGCTGTTTCTGCCTCTTTTGAAAGCGTCCTCAACGAATGCCATCTTCGAGCAGTGCAACCACCAGGTGAAGCTGCAATCGGGCCAGAAACTTCTCATCAACTCGCCCTATTACCCGGCACTGTATCCTGTGGGCACTTCCTGTCGCTACGCCGTGGAGGCTCCCAAGGATCACGTGCTCCAATTCAAATGCGAGCTCCAGTTGCGAACG CTTTCCACGGACTTGAAATGCCGCACGGAGGTGTTTCACTTCAATTCCGAGGGCGATGAGGTGTTAACAAGTTCCGAATACTTTTGCGGCAGCGGAAAATTCGAGCGCAAAAGTTTTCTCAATCGTGCGGTGATTTCCTACATATCGAGTGGACATTCGGAGCCGCCCTCAGCCGTCAAGTTAAAGGATAAGCTGCACGCGGTGCCAACCACGAGCACAACTACCGAGGCACCACAAGCTGTTTCCATAGAGGAACAGGAtgcggaggaggagcaggaggaggaagaggagcCAGAAGAAGCCGACGAGGACCTCAGTGACGAGGTGCTGCACGTGTTGCAGGATGTGGGCGTCAGCGATGCCCTGGCCTATGTAGCCTCCTTACTCTACGACGTCGAAGAGTCCAGAAAGTCCAGCACCACTATTTACCTCGACAAGTTGCCGTTTCGCAGCAGTTCAAAGACTTCCGCAAAACGTGCCCGGATTGTTTCCAGCTACCCACCTGCTGCCCCATCGGCTGGTCACGGAGGAGGACGCTTCTCTTGCCTCGTGGAGGCCTTTCAGCCCTCGTGCAGTTGCGGCTGGAGCCGCATTCCCCGGATAGCCAGTCCCACCAACGAGGAGGCCGTCCTGCACGAGTTCCCGCCAATGGCCGGTGTCCTGACCAAAAAACATGGAAAGGTCTTCTGCGGCGCTGCGATCA TTCACCATCATTACTTGCTGTCCGCCGCCCACTGTTTTCAGGGTCCGGAGACGAACAGTGCTGCCAAGTTgcgggtggtggtgggtgagCACGACTTGGCCAGCTCCTTTGAGACGTTCGCCACGCGACGCTACGACCTTGAAGCCCTGATCCTGCACGAGGACTTCAGCCAAGCAAGTGGACAGCCGAAAAACGATATCGCCATGCTGAAAACACGAACGGCGATCGTGTGGAGCCAGCATGTGGGTCCCGCCTGCCTGCCACTGCAACCGGCGGAGGATGGCCGGAAGCTGCCGCTGGCGGGTCAGCAGGTGGTGGCCGCCGGGTGGGGAACCACTTCCTACGGCGGTCCACAGAACCATCGCCTGCTCAAGGCCACGCTGGATGTGATCGATGGCCGCCGGTGCAGGCAGGCTTTGAGCTCCGCCGGCGGAGTACCGCCCCACACATTCTGCACATACACGCCCGGGCGGGACACCTGCCAATATGACTCGGGAGGAGCTCTCTACGAGCGGATCAACGGACGCCTGGTGGCCGTGGGCATCGTCAGTTTTGGCCAGGCCTGCGCCGCCCAGCAGCCATCGGTCAACACTCGCGTCGCCTCCTTCATCAAGTGGATTCGCACCAAGAGCCCCGAGGTGGCCTATTGTCCTGGCAGAACATAG
- the LOC117137319 gene encoding uncharacterized protein LOC117137319, with protein sequence MMSFGRALGGLSVLQFSWNRSLHQRRTRRPFPVVPDARIKTPAQSTRPPRILVKSFLALHHLDSVYMQGAPRDLRDYFMSSWKNEKR encoded by the coding sequence ATGATGTCCTTTGGTCGAGCTCTCGGGGGCCTATCCGTTTTACAATTTTCTTGGAacagaagcttgcatcaaaggAGGACGAGACGGCCATTTCCGGTAGTTCCCGACGCGAGGATTAAGACCCCGGCGCAGTCAACCCGACCACCCCGCATCCTGGTGAAGAGCTTCTTGGCCCTCCATCATCTGGATTCTGTGTACATGCAGGGTGCTCCTCGTGATCTTAGAGACTATTTTATGTCGAGCTGGAAGAACGAGAAAAGATGA
- the LOC117137257 gene encoding uncharacterized protein LOC117137257 codes for MFTGRVLICSLIFEGKMWLQQRRRMSEHRLPYHRRPVPVKLQERKSSRTDLKRPPFLLVKSFLNLRHIDGDYGLDMRRVTDELSFQPHRTLFINTLRGPHRQFSNTEPMADMMNESSVALDSGSKP; via the coding sequence ATGTTTACCGGTCGGGTTCTCATCTGTTCCCTGATATTCGAGGGTAAGATGTGGCTACAGCAGAGGCGACGAATGTCGGAGCACAGACTTCCGTACCATCGCAGACCTGTGCCCGTGAAGCTCCAGGAGCGTAAGAGTTCTAGGACCGATCTAAAGAGGCCGCCCTTCCTGCTGGTCAAGAGCTTCCTCAACTTGCGCCACATAGACGGCGACTACGGGTTGGACATGAGACGAGTTACGGACGAGCTAAGTTTCCAGCCCCACCGCACTCTCTTCATCAATACCCTGCGAGGGCCGCATCGTCAGTTTTCGAACACGGAACCAATGGCGGACATGATGAATGAAAGTTCGGTAGCTTTGGACTCGGGTTCGAAGCCGTGA
- the LOC117136891 gene encoding uncharacterized protein LOC117136891, with protein MLPANGSQSALSAYVRLAVQQATSRMTGRLAYSTRRSQCAGDLKKIDEFLCRQRDEPNPEYHHAPRCFVKNFHKYQEQAQDCGEVQTTRFRNPRYRWADFRRRMVYGTYDI; from the coding sequence ATGCTGCCAGCCAACGGAAGCCAATCGGCCCTATCCGCCTATGTCCGACTGGCGGTCCAGCAAGCCACGTCCCGGATGACTGGAAGATTAGCCTACTCGACGCGCCGAAGCCAGTGCGCTGGGGATCTGAAGAAGATCGACGAGTTCCTGTGCCGCCAGCGGGATGAGCCCAATCCAGAGTACCATCACGCTCCGCGATGCTTTGTGAAGAACTTTCATAAGTACCAGGAGCAGGCGCAGGATTGCGGGGAGGTGCAGACGACCCGCTTCCGCAATCCACGATACCGCTGGGCGGACTTCCGGCGACGAATGGTTTATGGCACCTACGATATCTAG
- the LOC117138092 gene encoding uncharacterized protein LOC117138092: MINILRTLTGRGLHLTRRLHRRTQICQKPGVFVHPELRRTIPLVYFRKGELPPKANKEVPPKRQCEVSHLEMNRKSTEAFDQFCKRQRQCFSSTYQWAEFRRKMIYGSY; encoded by the coding sequence ATGATCAATATTCTTAGGACACTGACAGGCAGAGGTCTTCACCTCACCAGGAGACTTCATCGACGAACTCAAATCTGCCAGAAACCCGGAGTCTTTGTCCATCCGGAGCTGCGTCGCACCATTCCCCTCGTCTACTTCAGAAAAGGGGAACTGCCACCTAAGGCGAATAAAGAAGTCCCTCCCAAACGGCAGTGCGAAGTATCTCATTTGGAGATGAATCGAAAGAGCACGGAGGCCTTCGATCAGTTTTGTAAAAGACAACGCCAATGCTTTTCCAGCACCTACCAGTGGGCAGAGTTCCGGCGAAAGATGATCTACGGCAGTTACTAG
- the LOC117138091 gene encoding uncharacterized protein LOC117138091, with protein MPIFAKNLPCIRHLAKRTLIEGRRWISGLEKGQNSAAQNVNPCYNNWPMREESFAAAQQLRQRQQSRRWSNNYSGLDSAMFRPVAKPDEVVPRRNNVLAAQNAARRRNFKSAQVAQYQQRQEEEQRLGGEPEATAEEHDYESDLEVRSVRETVFGLPEDNSEEEMDRARAEQELLQRVADASKQAERLPESATISRKVISPYNSYRSHRTRWAEFRHNMIFGRTSY; from the coding sequence ATGCCAATATTCGCGAAAAACCTACCATGCATTCGCCATCTGGCCAAGAGGACTCTAATTGAGGGGCGGCGCTGGATATCGGGCCTAGAGAAAGGTCAAAACAGCGCAGCCCAAAACGTAAATCCCTGCTACAATAACTGGCCCATGAGAGAGGAGTCTTTTGCGGCAGCCCAGCAGCTCCGCCAAAGGCAGCAGAGCCGCCGGTGGAGCAACAACTACTCCGGCCTGGACTCCGCCATGTTTCGACCAGTCGCCAAACCGGATGAGGTGGTGCCCCGCCGCAACAATGTGTTGGCCGCCCAGAACGCGGCCAGGAGGCGGAACTTCAAGTCGGCGCAGGTGGCCCAATACCAGCAGCGGCAGGAGGAAGAGCAGAGACTGGGCGGCGAACCAGAAGCCACGGCGGAGGAGCACGACTACGAGTCGGATCTGGAGGTCCGATCGGTACGGGAGACCGTTTTCGGCCTGCCGGAGGACAACTCGGAAGAGGAGATGGATCGCGCCCGGGCTGAGCAGGAGCTTCTCCAACGCGTGGCCGACGCCTCCAAGCAAGCGGAACGTTTGCCCGAAAGCGCCACCATATCCCGAAAGGTCATCTCGCCATACAACTCCTACCGCAGCCATCGCACCCGGTGGGCGGAGTTCCGGCACAACATGATCTTCGGCCGTACGAGTTACTGA
- the LOC117137330 gene encoding venom serine protease has protein sequence MYELKITGLLSLLFFSLSCAQQQCTRFYDLIPNRTINITSFNYPSAIPSGSNCRFRLKAPSNHVIYLSCRFELFPDTCGSEFLFISRDGDLQFRDGERYCRMGQVNRISNFQTMAFAYYSSSPQTQQRSRLNCQAVARPAPCDCGWSFPNRIANGVEAGKHEFPSMVGLRDLASNLPIFCGGSIVSERYIMTAAHCTARQPVASRLLALVGEHDLSTGSESIYAAQYRIQNIINHPGYMETASGNINDIALLQTATPIEWSRGVAPICLPIRQAENSFNYQNVDIMGWGTLGFAASKSNTLQKATLLTMDNAVCRSRFNSSIAPSHLCTYDAGGRGQDSCQYDSGGPVILRQRERMYQLGVISYGRACGQPFGIGVNTRVTSHLNWLWRFIGGSVCVR, from the exons ATGTACGAACTAAAGATTACTGGGTTACTTTCGCTACTATTTTTTAGTTTGTCTTGTGCCCAACAACAGTGCACTAGATTCTATGATTTGATCCCAAACCGAACGATTAATATAACCAGTTTTAATTACCCCAGTGCAATACCAAGTGGTTCCAACTGTCGATTTCGCTTGAAGGCACCCAGTAATCACGTTATCTATTTGAGTTGTCGCTTTGAGTTG TTTCCCGACACCTGCGGCTCGGAGTTTCTGTTCATCTCCCGCGATGGCGACCTGCAGTTCCGCGATGGCGAACGGTACTGCCGCATGGGCCAGGTCAACCGGATATCCAACTTCCAGACCATGGCCTTCGCCTACTATTCAAGCAGTCCGCAGACCCAGCAGCGATCCAGACTCAATTGCCAAGCGGTGGCTCGACCGGCGCCCTGCGactgcggctggtccttccCCAATCGCATAGCCAACGGAGTGGAGGCGGGAAAGCACGAGTTTCCCTCGATGGTGGGCCTCCGGGATCTGGCCTCCAACCTGCCCATCTTCTGCGGCGGCAGCATAGTCAGCGAGCGGTACATCATGACCGCTGCCCACTGTACCGCTCGCCAACCAGTGGCCAGTCGCCTATTGGCGCTGGTCGGGGAGCATGACTTGAGCACGG GTAGCGAATCAATCTATGCGGCGCAGTATCGCATCCAAAATATAATCAACCATCCTGGCTACATGGAAACAGCATCGGGTAACATAAATGACATAGCCCTGCTCCAGACGGCGACGCCAATCGAATGGTCCCGAGGAGTGGCGCCCATATGTCTTCCCATTAGACAGGC GGAGAACAGCTTCAACTACCAGAACGTGGACATCATGGGTTGGGGAACCCTGGGCTTCGCTGCCTCCAAGTCGAATACCCTGCAGAAAGCCACCCTGCTGACCATGGACAATGCCGTCTGCCGAAGTCGTTTCAACTCCAGCATAGCTCCCAGCCACCTATGCACCTACGATGCTGGCGGCAGGGGCCAGGACTCCTGCCAGTACGACTCCGGCGGTCCGGTGATCCTGCGCCAGCGGGAGCGGATGTACCAGCTGGGCGTGATCAGTTACGGCAGAGCCTGCGGTCAGCCCTTTGGCATCGGTGTCAACACCCGGGTCACTTCGCACCTCAACTGGCTGTGGCGCTTTATAGGCggatctgtgtgtgtgcgttaa
- the LOC117136540 gene encoding venom serine protease has protein sequence MPKGLAKMLSRLLISLLLFAPAVLAYFEGCDNTFNLSPGTTYVESPYYPSNYPGGTSCRYKFTAPLDYYIQVQCSLGIPTGNGECTTDNFWLDTEGDLLMRGAENFCGSGTLSRESLFTELVFAYISTGTRGGSFKCTLTTVKQNCNCGWSATTRIANGQQAAANEFPSMAALKDVTKNQASFCGGTIVAHRYIITAAHCIYQVSRATNIVAIVGTNNLGNPSSSRYYQQYNIQQMIPHEQYVSDPNVNNDIAVLITASNIQWSRGVGPICLPPVGTSTPFTYDLVDVIGYGTVFFAGPTSTSLQKINLNVVSNQDCQTEYHNVATIYTGQMCTYDYSGTGRDSCQFDSGGPVILRKSRQFLVGIISYGKSCAESQYPMGVNTRITSYISWIRQKIGNSNCVVSL, from the exons ATGCCGAAAGGTTTGGCCAAAATGCTAAGTCGCCTGCTAAtctcgctgctgctgttcgcACCCGCTGTGTTGGCCTACTTCGAGGGCTGTGACAACACCTTCAACCTCAGTCCGGGGACCACCTACGTTGAGTCGCCCTACTACCCCAGCAATTATCCTGGCGGCACTTCCTGTCGCTACAAGTTCACCGCTCCCCTGGACTACTACATCCAAGTGCAATGTTCCCTGGGAATTCCAACG GGCAACGGTGAGTGCACCACGGATAACTTTTGGCTCGACACGGAGGGCGATCTTCTGATGCGCGGTGCCGAGAACTTCTGTGGCTCCGGAACCCTTTCGCGGGAGTCCCTGTTTACGGAGCTGGTTTTCGCCTACATCTCCACCGGCACGAGGGGAGGCAGCTTTAAGTGCACCCTGACCACCGTCAAACAGAACTGCAATTGTGGCTGGTCGGCCACGACGCGGATTGCCAATGGCCAACAGGCGGCGGCCAACGAGTTTCCCAGCATGGCGGCCCTCAAGGATGTGACCAAGAACCAGGCGTCCTTCTGCGGCGGAACCATAG TGGCCCATCGTTATATAATAACCGCTGCCCATTGTATTTACCAAGTTAGCAGGGCCACGAATATTGTGGCTATTGTGGGAACCAATAACCTCGGAAATC CTTCCAGTTCCAGGTACTACCAGCAGTATAATATTCAGCAGATGATACCACATGAGCAATATGTGAGCGACCCCAACGTAAACAATGATATCGCAGTTTTGATAACAGCCAGCAATATTCAGTGGTCCCGTGGCGTGGGTCCCATTTGTCTGCCTCCCGTAGGAAC GAGCACACCATTCACTTACGATCTCGTCGATGTGATTGGCTATGGCACGGTCTTCTTTGCCGGACCCACGTCCACAAGTCTGCAGAAGATCAACCTGAATGTGGTCAGCAACCAGGACTGCCAGACGGAGTACCACAATGTGGCCACGATATACACTGGACAAATGTGCACCTATGACTACTCGGGCACAGGTCGCGACTCCTGCCAGTTCGACTCGGGTGGCCCAGTTATCCTGCGGAAGTCCAGGCAGTTCTTGGTCGGAATCATCAGCTACGGAAAGAGCTGTGCTGAATCGCAGTATCCGATGGGTGTCAATACCAGGATAACGTCGTATATTAGCTGGATACGCCAAAAGATCGGAAACTCCAATTGTGTTGTCAGCTTGTAA